From one Sporichthyaceae bacterium genomic stretch:
- a CDS encoding response regulator transcription factor: protein MTTVSQMGADRTSPERGQLRRADGSPVRVLVVDDEPSLTDLLSMALRYEGWQIKTAGDGAEALRTAREFRPDAVVLDIMLPDIDGLELLRRLRADTADIPVLFLTAKDDVADRIAGLTAGGDDYVTKPFSLEEVVARLRGLIRRTRATSAPSDALLVVGDLTLDEDSHEVRRAGTEINLTATEYELLRYLMRNPRRVLSKAQILDRVWNYDFGGQANVVELYISYLRKKIDAGREPMIHTLRGAGYLIKPADR, encoded by the coding sequence CTCGCCCGAGCGCGGGCAACTGCGCCGCGCGGACGGGTCGCCCGTCCGTGTGCTCGTCGTCGACGACGAACCCAGCCTCACCGACCTGCTGTCGATGGCGCTGCGGTACGAGGGCTGGCAGATCAAGACCGCCGGCGACGGCGCGGAGGCCCTGCGCACCGCACGCGAGTTCCGTCCGGACGCGGTGGTACTGGACATCATGTTGCCCGATATCGACGGGTTGGAGTTGCTGCGTCGGCTGCGCGCGGACACCGCGGACATCCCGGTGCTGTTCCTCACCGCCAAGGACGACGTGGCCGATCGCATCGCGGGGCTGACCGCGGGCGGCGACGACTACGTGACCAAGCCGTTCAGCCTGGAGGAGGTCGTCGCCCGACTGCGCGGCCTGATCCGGCGCACCCGCGCGACCAGTGCACCGTCCGACGCGTTGCTGGTGGTCGGTGACCTCACGCTGGACGAGGACAGCCACGAGGTGCGCCGGGCCGGCACCGAGATCAATCTGACCGCGACCGAGTACGAACTGCTGCGCTATCTGATGCGCAATCCGCGCCGGGTGCTGTCCAAGGCGCAGATCCTGGACCGGGTGTGGAACTACGACTTCGGTGGTCAGGCGAACGTGGTCGAGCTCTACATCTCCTACCTGCGCAAGAAGATCGACGCGGGTCGCGAGCCGATGATCCACACATTGCGCGGCGCGGGCTATTTGATCAAGCCCGCCGACCGGTGA
- a CDS encoding HAMP domain-containing sensor histidine kinase encodes MTLSRTLHATRGRATQVAARVRVPVQRRLLHSWNSWGPGRWSLRARLIGVLVTMLAIVSMVIGVVSVFALHSYLMGQLDEKVATAAERTAHNQPLAQGFGLAQDEGTVIARVQNGQLAGSPLILTTVGDAGSITGKANMLTTVPADTHNHTRDLGSTLGRYRLHASWVAPGTLVVTGLPQKGVEDATFRLFAVISAVALGGLMVAGAAGTAVMRLTLRPLHRVASTARQVSTMPLDRGEVALAVRVPEADTDPRTEVGQVGAALNAMLGHVAGALSARQASETRVRQFVADASHELRTPLAAIRGYAELSRRSTEPVPEDVAHAMSRVESQAVRMTGLVEDLLLLASLDAGRPVIAEPVDLSILLVGALSDAHASGPSHIWTLDLPDDPVVVLGEPARLAQVAVNLLANARTHTPPGTEVTVSLSAVDGRAVMTVLDNGPGIPPALLPEVFERFARGDSSRSRAAGSTGLGLAIVAAVVAAHSGTVGVDSRPGHTAFSVTLPLVAAEEHASVAQQPAQQS; translated from the coding sequence GTGACGCTCTCCCGGACTCTGCATGCCACCCGCGGTCGGGCGACGCAGGTGGCGGCCCGGGTGCGGGTGCCGGTGCAGCGCCGGCTGCTGCACAGCTGGAACAGCTGGGGCCCGGGCCGGTGGAGCCTGCGCGCCCGGCTGATCGGTGTGCTGGTCACCATGTTGGCGATCGTCAGCATGGTGATCGGCGTGGTCAGCGTGTTCGCGCTGCACAGCTACCTGATGGGCCAGCTGGACGAGAAGGTGGCCACCGCGGCGGAACGCACCGCCCACAACCAGCCGCTGGCGCAGGGCTTCGGCCTGGCCCAGGACGAGGGCACGGTCATCGCTCGGGTGCAGAACGGCCAATTGGCCGGCAGCCCGTTGATCCTCACCACCGTCGGCGACGCCGGCAGCATCACCGGCAAGGCCAACATGCTGACCACGGTGCCCGCGGACACCCACAACCACACCCGCGATCTCGGCAGCACCCTGGGCCGATACCGGTTGCACGCCAGCTGGGTGGCTCCGGGCACGCTGGTGGTCACCGGCCTGCCGCAGAAGGGCGTGGAGGACGCCACGTTCCGGCTGTTCGCGGTGATCAGTGCGGTGGCGTTGGGCGGCTTGATGGTGGCCGGCGCGGCGGGCACCGCGGTGATGCGACTCACCCTGCGTCCGTTGCACCGCGTCGCGTCCACCGCGCGGCAGGTCTCCACGATGCCGCTGGATCGCGGTGAGGTGGCACTGGCCGTGCGGGTGCCGGAGGCCGACACCGATCCGCGCACCGAGGTCGGCCAGGTGGGCGCCGCGCTGAACGCGATGTTGGGTCACGTGGCCGGGGCGCTGAGTGCCCGTCAGGCCAGCGAGACCCGCGTCCGGCAGTTCGTGGCCGACGCCAGCCACGAGTTGCGCACGCCGCTGGCCGCGATCCGTGGCTACGCCGAACTGTCCCGACGCAGCACCGAACCGGTGCCCGAGGACGTGGCCCACGCGATGTCCCGGGTCGAGTCGCAGGCGGTACGGATGACCGGTCTGGTCGAGGATCTGCTGCTGCTGGCCAGTCTGGACGCCGGGCGGCCGGTGATCGCCGAGCCGGTGGACCTGTCGATTCTCTTGGTCGGGGCGCTCAGCGACGCGCACGCCTCGGGCCCGTCGCACATCTGGACGCTGGACCTGCCCGACGACCCGGTGGTGGTGCTCGGTGAGCCGGCCCGGTTGGCCCAGGTGGCGGTGAACCTGTTGGCGAACGCGCGCACGCACACGCCGCCCGGCACCGAGGTGACCGTGTCGCTGAGCGCCGTCGACGGCCGGGCGGTGATGACCGTGTTGGACAACGGCCCGGGCATCCCGCCCGCGCTGCTGCCGGAGGTCTTTGAGCGCTTCGCGCGCGGTGACTCCTCGCGGTCCCGCGCCGCGGGCAGCACCGGGTTGGGCCTGGCGATCGTGGCCGCAGTGGTTGCCGCGCACTCCGGCACGGTCGGCGTGGACAGCCGACCGGGGCACACCGCGTTTTCCGTGACGCTGCCGCTGGTGGCCGCCGAGGAACACGCGTCAGTGGCGCAGCAGCCGGCTCAGCAGTCCTGA